A stretch of the uncultured Desulfobacter sp. genome encodes the following:
- the hcp gene encoding hydroxylamine reductase, with product MFCFQCQETAKNQGCTINGMCGKKGSTANLQDLLIYNLKGIAVLAQAAKAAEVDVPASNGKFIAEGLFTTITNVNFNDEDLVNWINRAQAVKKTLFDSVKDKVGTNLHDCATWFSDNTSEFAAKAEAVGVLSTENEDVRSLRELLVIGLKGICAYADHAAVLGVTKDEIWDFLYEALTSTTQDLSVDEMVAMVMKAGETAVTTMAALDQANTQAYGNPEITEVNIGVGTNPGILISGHDLKDMEELLEQTKGTGVDVYTHGEMLPANYYPAFKKYDNLKGNYGGSWWHQNEDFETFNGPILMTTNCIIPIKKKNTYQDRLFTTGVVSYPGTTHIPDRTNGSAKDFSKIVALAKTCQSPTEIETGSIVGGFAHNQVLALADNVVEAIKSGAIKRFIVMAGCDGRQKDRNYFTEVAEKLPKDTVILTAGCAKYRYNKLNLGDIGGIPRVLDAGQCNDSYSLAVIAMKLRDAFGLDHINDLPISFDIGWYEQKAVAVLLALLHLGVKGIRLGPTLPAFVSPTVLNVLVENFDIKPIGDVDADVAAMMAGK from the coding sequence ATGTTTTGTTTTCAATGTCAGGAAACCGCTAAAAACCAAGGATGTACCATTAACGGGATGTGCGGCAAAAAAGGGAGCACGGCAAACCTTCAGGATCTTTTGATTTATAATTTAAAAGGAATTGCAGTCCTTGCACAGGCAGCAAAAGCCGCAGAGGTTGATGTGCCGGCATCCAACGGTAAATTCATCGCCGAAGGGTTGTTCACAACCATTACAAATGTCAATTTCAATGATGAAGATCTTGTAAACTGGATCAATCGCGCCCAGGCAGTTAAAAAGACATTGTTTGACAGCGTCAAAGATAAGGTCGGGACAAATCTTCATGACTGTGCAACCTGGTTTTCCGATAACACCTCTGAATTTGCAGCTAAGGCAGAAGCCGTTGGTGTTCTTTCAACTGAAAATGAAGATGTCAGATCTCTTCGGGAACTTCTGGTTATCGGCCTGAAAGGTATTTGTGCATATGCCGATCATGCCGCGGTACTTGGTGTTACTAAAGATGAGATTTGGGATTTTTTGTATGAGGCATTAACCTCCACCACCCAGGATCTGAGTGTTGATGAAATGGTCGCCATGGTCATGAAAGCCGGCGAAACAGCCGTTACAACAATGGCTGCTCTGGATCAGGCCAATACCCAGGCCTATGGGAATCCGGAGATAACAGAAGTCAACATAGGCGTGGGGACAAACCCTGGAATCCTGATTTCCGGCCACGATCTGAAAGACATGGAAGAACTGTTGGAGCAGACAAAAGGTACGGGCGTCGATGTATACACTCACGGCGAAATGCTGCCGGCCAATTATTATCCGGCATTTAAAAAATACGATAACCTCAAAGGTAATTACGGTGGGTCCTGGTGGCACCAGAATGAAGATTTCGAAACATTTAACGGTCCCATCCTGATGACTACCAACTGCATTATTCCCATTAAAAAGAAAAATACATACCAGGACAGGCTTTTTACGACCGGCGTAGTCTCCTATCCAGGCACAACCCATATTCCGGACAGAACTAATGGCAGTGCTAAAGATTTCTCGAAAATTGTGGCGCTGGCAAAAACCTGTCAATCGCCCACTGAAATAGAAACTGGTTCAATTGTTGGCGGATTTGCGCATAATCAGGTACTGGCCCTGGCCGATAACGTGGTTGAAGCAATTAAATCAGGTGCCATCAAACGTTTCATTGTCATGGCCGGATGCGATGGCCGCCAAAAAGACAGAAACTATTTCACCGAAGTAGCTGAAAAATTACCCAAAGATACCGTGATTCTCACCGCCGGGTGTGCGAAATACAGGTATAATAAACTCAATTTAGGCGATATCGGAGGGATTCCAAGGGTGCTGGACGCAGGACAATGCAACGACTCGTATTCACTGGCTGTGATCGCCATGAAACTGCGGGATGCATTTGGGCTGGATCACATTAATGATCTGCCCATCTCCTTTGATATTGGTTGGTATGAACAAAAAGCGGTTGCTGTTCTTTTGGCATTGCTGCACCTGGGCGTGAAGGGTATCCGTTTAGGTCCCACGCTGCCCGCTTTTGTTTCACCCACAGTGTTAAATGTCCTGGTTGAAAACTTTGATATCAAACCCATTGGTGACGTTGACGCTGATGTTGCAGCCATGATGGCAGGAAAATGA
- a CDS encoding 4Fe-4S dicluster domain-containing protein, with amino-acid sequence MEWAWDAEKEISKVPFFVRKKVRRRVEKEAAERGAAMVSLDHVHASRKRFLSNMESEVKGYQIEACFSQGGCPNSCIEKDTLTARLEALLAAEDLLGFLRKSVPGTLRFHHEFRISVSHCPNACSQPQIKDIGIIAATYPRAEETLCSGCMSCVNVCKENAVVLSDVPFPLIDTRACLGCGACVRSCPTECILPEEKGYRILLGGRLGRHPRLGRELPSLLTEDQALEVVKACLAYYKKNSSAGQRFSVLLGDGEIPQDILRVILSQ; translated from the coding sequence ATGGAATGGGCTTGGGATGCTGAAAAAGAAATATCAAAAGTTCCGTTTTTTGTGAGAAAAAAGGTTCGGAGACGGGTTGAAAAGGAGGCCGCTGAACGCGGAGCCGCCATGGTTTCATTGGATCATGTCCATGCATCACGCAAACGCTTTTTGTCTAACATGGAATCGGAGGTTAAAGGATATCAGATTGAGGCCTGTTTCAGCCAAGGGGGATGTCCTAATAGTTGCATTGAAAAAGATACTTTAACGGCGCGGCTTGAAGCATTGCTTGCGGCAGAAGACCTTTTGGGATTTCTACGGAAAAGTGTTCCGGGCACGCTCAGATTCCATCATGAATTTCGGATCAGCGTTTCCCATTGTCCCAATGCCTGTTCCCAGCCACAGATAAAGGACATTGGTATCATTGCCGCCACGTACCCCAGGGCCGAAGAAACATTGTGCAGCGGATGCATGTCCTGTGTCAATGTTTGCAAGGAAAACGCCGTTGTCCTGTCAGATGTTCCCTTTCCCCTTATTGATACCCGGGCCTGTCTTGGCTGCGGAGCCTGCGTCCGCTCCTGCCCAACGGAGTGCATCCTACCCGAAGAGAAGGGATACCGTATTCTGCTCGGCGGACGGTTAGGTCGCCATCCCAGGCTTGGCCGTGAGCTGCCCTCTCTTCTTACCGAGGATCAAGCCCTTGAGGTCGTCAAGGCTTGTCTGGCCTATTATAAAAAGAACAGCAGCGCAGGCCAGAGATTTTCTGTCCTGCTTGGTGACGGGGAAATCCCTCAGGACATTCTTAGAGTCATTTTGTCGCAGTGA
- a CDS encoding type 1 glutamine amidotransferase, translating to MKIHYLQHVPFEDLGMMAPVLMKGGHQLSKTQFFNSCTLPSVNDFDCLIVMGGPMGVNDETCYPWLYEEKKLIEQAVRHKKNILGICLGAQLIAQVMGANVYKNKYREIGWFDIEISKAINNTTLAGVFPQQTCVFHWHGDTFDIPKGAVHIAKSQACLNQGFVFEDHIIGFQFHLESTRQTVESLILNCKDEIDGSKYVQSKTEILSMENNFSNINKIMHGVLDSLTRQTAK from the coding sequence ATGAAAATTCATTATCTGCAACATGTCCCTTTTGAAGATCTTGGCATGATGGCTCCGGTATTAATGAAGGGCGGTCATCAATTAAGCAAGACACAATTTTTTAACTCCTGCACACTCCCGTCAGTTAACGATTTTGACTGCTTGATCGTTATGGGAGGTCCCATGGGGGTAAATGATGAGACCTGCTATCCCTGGCTATATGAAGAAAAAAAATTAATTGAGCAGGCTGTCAGGCACAAAAAAAATATTCTGGGAATCTGCCTGGGAGCCCAATTGATTGCACAGGTTATGGGGGCGAATGTCTATAAAAATAAATATCGAGAAATCGGCTGGTTTGACATAGAAATAAGCAAAGCGATCAATAATACTACTCTGGCAGGCGTTTTTCCACAGCAGACATGTGTTTTCCATTGGCATGGGGATACTTTTGATATCCCAAAAGGAGCAGTACATATCGCAAAAAGCCAGGCCTGTTTGAATCAAGGGTTTGTTTTTGAGGATCATATTATTGGATTTCAATTTCATCTGGAATCAACACGGCAGACTGTTGAAAGCCTGATATTGAACTGTAAGGATGAAATTGACGGATCAAAATACGTTCAGTCGAAAACAGAAATTTTATCAATGGAAAATAATTTTTCCAATATCAATAAGATCATGCATGGCGTTTTGGATTCATTGACCCGGCAAACCGCAAAATAA
- a CDS encoding ATP-binding cassette domain-containing protein, which translates to MLNDVMKHFDIVKEFRQAEYFETQYLKKLKEDIKFSIQKGKIIAVSGIVGCGKTTVLKNFQTTLEKDNV; encoded by the coding sequence ATGCTAAACGACGTGATGAAACACTTTGATATTGTAAAAGAGTTCAGGCAAGCTGAATATTTCGAGACACAATATCTGAAAAAATTGAAAGAGGACATCAAGTTTTCCATTCAAAAAGGAAAAATTATTGCCGTTTCCGGTATTGTAGGATGTGGGAAAACGACTGTGCTGAAAAATTTTCAGACGACGTTGGAAAAAGATAACGTATAA
- a CDS encoding PAS domain S-box protein gives MSIRYKIILPLLALTLSTHIIIMATGYYHSQKAILSEAVGDMESMANVQKRRLTALLDTNFEKLRLISRLTQLQRSLKTYNQTRDEDALDRVKKIMSDAIGNIQRMDGLFVVCPDGEMTISANDKRPQNSRMGHPSFLKAMKKPDVHYFIDQHDIASTKIMFAEPLKLNSEFLGVIVMQVEIGILNELLRDYTGFGSSGEMMMALSGSDNEMLFLTPRRFKKSSAHAINGTERARPMVMALQKIETTLDHAFDYRNEPVIAVTRYLDALGIGIVVKMDRAEVLKTATDLGTLMTGLIIGLMLLTTIISFFLSGMITKPIINITRAAVMISRGDYEKRITLCSKDEIGKLGNALNGMTERLIHANRTLEKKVQEQTSTLLQLEISEEKFRHIFNQAAMGIALSEAETGSYLQVNRKYCEIVGYTEEELSEMNCMKVTHPDDRPLELDNLQRLKEGKLENFKMEKRLIRKDGTLVWTNVAVSLIQGMKDHPLLRVAVFEDITQRRDAEAALLDSISLLDATLESTADGILVVDNKGKMATYNKKFVEMWGVPDDILALKDDDKAIGFVLDQLRNPGEFLEKVKALYHQPEKESFDILKLNDGRIFERFSLPQRVEDLIVGRVWSFRDITKQKRNETALREAEERSRLLLESAGEGIFGVDTEGRTTFVNSAALELLGFQKEELIGRNIHALIHHTRSDGSPYSVEKCPMCHAYAEGLTSHVDNELLWNRNGKKLPVEYTASPIRSQEGITGAVVVFRDVTEIIRAREELLRSEANLVLAQQIAHMGSWELDMPTGKLSWSDEVYRIFELDPKSFEATYETFLNVIHPDDRDLVNTSFSDSVRDRSPYSVEHRLVMPDGRTKYVHEQGETFYDMEGSPIKSIGTILDVTERKKVEKEVLEAKKAAEAATRVKSMFLANMSHEIRTPLNAVLGFLDLVLEDPALSDRHRQYLEIAIKSAHQLLDLINDILDVSKLERGKLIIDACPFSICRLMHDIQSELNIKADEKRIYLKLDIHHSVSGNFIGDPLRLRQIVLNLAGNAIKFTIEGGVFMRVMPAEEEGRLHFIIEDTGIGISADRLSQIFEPFTQADTSTTRRYGGTGLGTTIARELVELMGGRIWVESEEGCGSIFHFTIKLPPTDQIQDDDDVFTIPGKLPLPGERRGFRILLAEDIEANVDLAKIRLEQMGHEVTVARNGVEAVEAVAQREFDVILMDIQMPQMGGIEATERIREFETDKEEHVPVIAMTASVMKEEIEKYLGSGIDRVVPKPVNFEKLFRTIEAVVPEGVGETVVGGQPGGPATSMFELPLLAGIDIKEGIQRWQNTAVYLKKLQAFSLDYKNASAQLDRLIDEGDLDGASRMVHSLTGLAGNLSLTEVAGAVSSIDAALKNRRTDRIKDLVSAFSDALHNVINSIRQLGVVNDIADNSKKMIKEIDEVYLKKLFTKMIPAFDQYTPSVIEPLLSELETYLPQEQLASIVNFIERYDYGSAKKETIKLAAELQLFPKEPDLGFEAQWYEKLL, from the coding sequence ATGAGCATTCGATATAAAATTATACTGCCTCTACTTGCCCTTACGCTCTCTACACATATCATCATCATGGCAACCGGCTACTACCATTCACAAAAGGCCATCTTGTCCGAGGCGGTCGGGGACATGGAATCCATGGCAAACGTTCAGAAACGGCGCCTGACTGCTCTCCTTGATACCAATTTTGAAAAACTCCGACTGATCAGCAGACTGACACAGCTTCAGCGGTCCCTGAAAACGTACAATCAAACCCGTGATGAAGATGCATTGGATCGGGTGAAAAAAATCATGTCGGATGCCATTGGAAACATTCAGCGCATGGATGGCCTTTTTGTCGTATGCCCGGACGGAGAGATGACAATTTCAGCCAATGACAAGCGCCCCCAAAACTCCCGCATGGGCCATCCGTCATTCCTAAAGGCGATGAAAAAGCCGGATGTGCATTATTTTATCGATCAGCATGATATCGCATCCACCAAAATCATGTTTGCAGAACCTCTCAAACTTAACAGCGAGTTTTTGGGTGTTATCGTTATGCAGGTTGAAATAGGCATTTTGAATGAACTGCTGCGTGATTATACCGGTTTTGGATCAAGCGGTGAAATGATGATGGCATTGAGCGGCAGCGACAATGAGATGCTGTTCCTCACGCCGCGGCGATTTAAAAAATCATCTGCTCATGCAATAAACGGCACTGAAAGAGCCAGGCCGATGGTGATGGCATTGCAGAAGATTGAAACGACGCTTGATCATGCCTTTGATTACCGGAATGAGCCTGTCATTGCGGTCACCCGTTATCTGGATGCGTTGGGCATTGGCATTGTCGTTAAGATGGACAGAGCAGAAGTGCTTAAAACGGCTACTGATTTGGGAACGTTGATGACGGGACTGATTATCGGGCTGATGTTGCTTACCACGATCATCTCCTTTTTTCTCTCGGGTATGATTACAAAACCTATCATCAATATTACCAGGGCCGCCGTTATGATCAGCCGGGGTGATTATGAGAAACGGATCACGCTTTGCTCAAAAGACGAGATCGGGAAACTCGGCAACGCCTTGAACGGAATGACGGAAAGATTGATACACGCCAACCGGACTCTGGAAAAAAAGGTCCAGGAACAAACCAGCACACTCCTGCAACTGGAGATCAGTGAAGAAAAATTTCGGCACATATTTAACCAGGCCGCCATGGGTATTGCGTTAAGCGAGGCTGAGACCGGCAGTTATCTTCAAGTGAATAGAAAATATTGTGAAATTGTCGGGTATACCGAAGAAGAACTGAGTGAAATGAATTGTATGAAGGTCACGCACCCGGATGATCGCCCCCTTGAATTAGACAATCTGCAGCGTTTGAAGGAAGGTAAACTTGAAAATTTCAAGATGGAGAAACGGTTGATTCGTAAAGACGGTACCCTTGTATGGACCAACGTTGCCGTCTCTCTTATTCAAGGCATGAAAGACCATCCGCTCCTTCGCGTTGCCGTGTTTGAAGATATTACCCAACGCAGAGACGCGGAAGCCGCCCTGCTGGACTCAATATCCCTGCTGGATGCCACACTGGAATCGACTGCCGACGGGATACTGGTCGTTGATAATAAAGGAAAGATGGCGACCTACAATAAAAAGTTCGTCGAAATGTGGGGCGTCCCCGACGATATCCTGGCATTAAAGGATGATGACAAGGCCATCGGATTTGTGCTCGATCAGCTTAGAAATCCCGGGGAATTTCTTGAAAAAGTGAAAGCGCTCTACCACCAGCCTGAAAAGGAGAGCTTTGATATCCTGAAATTAAATGACGGGAGGATCTTTGAGCGGTTTTCGCTGCCCCAGAGAGTCGAAGATTTAATTGTCGGCCGGGTATGGAGTTTTCGGGACATCACCAAACAGAAGCGGAACGAAACGGCGCTGAGGGAGGCCGAGGAACGCAGCCGGCTCCTTCTGGAGTCTGCCGGTGAAGGCATTTTTGGTGTTGACACCGAAGGCCGGACCACCTTTGTCAATTCGGCGGCACTCGAACTTCTGGGCTTTCAAAAGGAGGAATTGATCGGACGAAACATCCATGCCTTGATTCACCACACCCGGTCCGACGGCAGCCCTTACTCCGTCGAAAAATGCCCCATGTGTCATGCGTACGCTGAAGGCCTCACCAGCCATGTTGACAATGAACTGCTTTGGAACCGGAACGGAAAAAAATTGCCGGTGGAATACACGGCTTCGCCGATTAGAAGTCAGGAAGGGATAACCGGGGCGGTTGTTGTTTTCCGGGACGTCACGGAAATCATACGGGCCCGGGAAGAGCTGCTCAGAAGCGAAGCCAATTTGGTCCTGGCCCAGCAAATCGCTCATATGGGAAGCTGGGAGCTTGACATGCCAACGGGTAAGCTGAGCTGGTCCGACGAAGTATACCGCATCTTTGAGCTTGATCCCAAGTCGTTTGAAGCCACCTATGAAACGTTTCTTAATGTCATACATCCGGACGATCGGGATTTGGTGAATACCTCCTTTTCCGACTCTGTACGGGACAGGTCTCCCTATAGTGTCGAACATCGGTTGGTGATGCCGGACGGGAGAACCAAATACGTCCATGAACAAGGGGAAACCTTCTATGATATGGAGGGAAGTCCGATAAAATCAATAGGGACGATATTGGATGTCACCGAACGTAAGAAAGTTGAGAAGGAGGTCCTGGAGGCAAAAAAAGCGGCAGAAGCCGCCACACGTGTAAAGTCCATGTTTCTGGCCAACATGTCCCACGAGATACGGACCCCTCTAAATGCCGTCCTTGGTTTTCTGGATCTGGTCCTGGAGGACCCTGCGCTCAGCGACCGACACAGGCAATATCTTGAAATTGCAATAAAATCAGCTCATCAACTTTTGGACTTGATAAACGATATCCTTGATGTCAGTAAACTGGAAAGAGGCAAACTCATCATCGATGCGTGTCCTTTCAGCATCTGCCGGCTCATGCATGATATTCAGTCGGAACTGAACATAAAAGCGGATGAGAAGCGTATTTACCTCAAACTGGATATCCACCACTCTGTGTCGGGAAATTTTATAGGCGACCCCTTGAGACTGAGACAGATCGTGCTGAATCTGGCCGGCAATGCGATCAAATTTACCATAGAAGGGGGGGTGTTCATGCGGGTCATGCCGGCTGAAGAGGAAGGCCGGCTTCATTTTATCATTGAGGATACGGGGATCGGCATATCAGCCGACCGGTTGAGCCAGATCTTTGAACCCTTTACGCAAGCGGACACATCAACGACACGCCGATATGGCGGTACCGGACTTGGCACAACCATTGCCCGGGAACTGGTTGAACTGATGGGAGGACGGATTTGGGTTGAAAGTGAGGAGGGATGTGGAAGCATTTTTCATTTTACAATTAAACTGCCCCCTACCGATCAGATTCAGGATGACGACGATGTGTTCACTATACCGGGGAAATTGCCTCTGCCGGGTGAACGGCGCGGCTTCAGGATATTGCTGGCCGAAGACATTGAGGCGAATGTGGATCTGGCCAAAATACGGTTGGAACAGATGGGCCACGAGGTTACGGTGGCTCGGAACGGAGTTGAAGCGGTTGAGGCGGTTGCCCAGAGAGAATTCGACGTGATCCTGATGGATATTCAAATGCCGCAAATGGGAGGAATAGAAGCAACCGAACGAATTCGTGAGTTTGAAACCGACAAGGAAGAACATGTGCCGGTTATTGCCATGACAGCCTCCGTAATGAAAGAAGAAATAGAAAAATATTTGGGGTCCGGAATAGATCGGGTTGTTCCCAAGCCTGTTAACTTCGAAAAACTTTTCAGGACAATCGAAGCGGTCGTCCCCGAAGGCGTGGGAGAAACGGTTGTAGGGGGCCAACCCGGTGGGCCTGCCACATCTATGTTTGAACTGCCTTTGCTTGCCGGTATCGACATCAAGGAAGGAATACAACGCTGGCAGAATACAGCGGTCTACCTCAAGAAATTGCAGGCGTTCTCACTCGATTACAAAAATGCGTCAGCCCAATTGGACCGGTTGATAGATGAAGGCGATCTGGATGGTGCTTCCCGAATGGTGCATTCTCTAACAGGCTTGGCGGGAAACCTGTCGCTGACAGAGGTTGCCGGAGCGGTCAGTTCCATTGATGCTGCGCTCAAGAATAGACGGACTGATCGCATAAAAGATCTGGTTTCCGCTTTTTCAGACGCGCTTCATAACGTAATCAATTCCATCCGGCAACTGGGCGTCGTAAATGATATAGCGGATAACTCAAAAAAAATGATAAAAGAGATAGATGAAGTGTATTTGAAAAAGCTCTTTACTAAAATGATACCCGCTTTTGATCAGTACACCCCAAGCGTTATTGAACCGCTGTTATCTGAGCTTGAAACATATCTCCCGCAAGAGCAGCTTGCTTCCATTGTGAATTTTATAGAACGATACGACTATGGTAGCGCTAAGAAGGAAACGATTAAATTAGCTGCAGAACTTCAGCTTTTCCCGAAAGAGCCGGATTTGGGGTTTGAAGCCCAATGGTACGAAAAGTTACTATAA
- a CDS encoding response regulator codes for MQSILIVDDLPENIDVLRRVLENDYFIMVAPSGAIALEIAEKRTPDLILLDIMMPDMDGYDVCRKLKAGEKTKNTPIIFVTAKSEMEAETKGFGLGAVDYISKPIKPAVVKARVRTHMELKMHRDHMEALAQERARQLVHAERLSTLGTLSAGVAHEINNPLTFISSNADMIKDELQRLRQSLTGDMDVSHLNTEEIASRVAQCQEMVEEVIIGAQRITTLTGNMRHFSRRDDHQKAVINLVACIETARNLCHSDLKRIQVNLDADSSMPPVKGNRQQIEQVLINLFRNAADAMASVKRPQLNVVVKENAGNVQISIADNGPGITEDAFGTIWDAFYTTKGPEKGTGLGLSISKGIIEEHGGRIQAENRMPNGACFVIELPRAHQNLSSELQMQLST; via the coding sequence ATGCAAAGCATTCTGATTGTCGATGATTTGCCGGAAAACATTGATGTTCTCAGGAGGGTATTGGAAAATGATTATTTTATCATGGTGGCTCCCTCAGGTGCCATTGCGCTGGAAATTGCCGAGAAGCGCACGCCTGATCTGATTTTACTTGACATAATGATGCCGGACATGGACGGTTATGACGTATGCCGAAAATTGAAAGCCGGTGAAAAAACTAAAAACACGCCGATCATCTTTGTGACGGCTAAAAGTGAAATGGAGGCTGAGACCAAAGGCTTCGGCCTTGGTGCGGTTGACTACATTTCCAAGCCCATTAAACCCGCAGTCGTTAAAGCCAGGGTGCGGACGCATATGGAGCTTAAAATGCACCGCGATCACATGGAAGCCCTGGCCCAAGAAAGAGCCCGGCAGCTGGTGCACGCAGAACGCCTCAGTACTTTAGGCACCTTATCCGCCGGCGTAGCGCATGAAATCAATAATCCGTTGACGTTTATCAGCAGCAATGCAGACATGATAAAAGACGAACTTCAACGGCTGCGGCAATCCTTGACAGGGGACATGGATGTTTCGCATCTGAATACGGAAGAGATCGCATCAAGGGTTGCCCAATGCCAGGAGATGGTTGAAGAGGTCATAATCGGTGCCCAAAGAATAACAACTCTTACCGGGAATATGCGTCACTTCTCACGCCGGGATGATCATCAGAAAGCCGTTATCAATTTGGTCGCCTGTATAGAAACCGCCCGGAATCTTTGCCATTCCGATTTAAAAAGGATTCAGGTAAATCTGGATGCAGACAGCAGCATGCCGCCGGTTAAAGGCAATCGACAGCAAATTGAGCAGGTGCTTATCAATTTATTCAGAAATGCCGCAGATGCAATGGCGTCTGTAAAACGCCCCCAATTAAATGTTGTCGTAAAAGAAAATGCGGGAAATGTTCAAATATCCATTGCCGATAACGGCCCGGGAATCACGGAAGATGCGTTTGGGACCATATGGGATGCTTTTTACACGACCAAAGGACCGGAAAAGGGAACGGGGCTGGGGTTATCCATCAGCAAGGGAATCATAGAGGAACATGGCGGACGGATCCAGGCTGAAAACCGGATGCCGAACGGGGCATGTTTTGTCATTGAACTGCCCCGGGCCCATCAAAATTTATCTTCTGAATTACAAATGCAGCTATCCACTTAA
- a CDS encoding two-component system response regulator: MTTTKQTILLVDDIPENVGVLRGILEKDYNIQVATSGMTALKIAFGQKQPDLILLDVMMPEMDGFEVCRRLKQSASTRKIPVIFVTSKNNVEDETYGFELGAVDYITKPVSPPIVLARAATHLALYDQNRVLSHKVAEAMAKLVLTQDVTILSMANLAEHRDPETGGHILRTSTYVRLLAERLINHPNFRDFLDAETIDLMAKSAPLHDIGKVGIPDAILLKPGKLTFDEFEEMKRHAIIGYKAISHSEASLGSENDSFLRYARQISRSHHEKWDGTGYPDGLSGNDIPIAGRLMALADVYDALISRRVYKKPFSHQKSVAMISELRGVHLDPDVVDAFLEIQDQFKETAMTLADSEEERNSL, translated from the coding sequence ATGACCACGACGAAACAAACGATCTTATTGGTTGATGATATCCCGGAAAATGTAGGTGTCTTAAGAGGCATTTTGGAGAAAGACTACAACATACAAGTTGCAACGTCAGGCATGACGGCACTTAAGATCGCCTTTGGACAAAAGCAACCCGATTTGATTTTGCTGGATGTTATGATGCCGGAAATGGATGGTTTTGAAGTATGCCGGCGGCTTAAACAGAGCGCGAGCACTCGGAAAATACCGGTCATCTTTGTTACGTCTAAAAATAATGTAGAAGATGAAACATATGGATTTGAGCTGGGTGCGGTTGACTATATTACCAAACCGGTCAGCCCCCCCATTGTTCTGGCACGCGCCGCCACTCACCTTGCCTTGTACGATCAGAATCGCGTTTTGTCACACAAGGTCGCTGAGGCTATGGCAAAGCTGGTTTTAACCCAGGATGTCACGATTCTGAGCATGGCTAATTTGGCAGAACACCGCGACCCCGAAACCGGTGGGCATATCCTCAGGACAAGCACGTATGTCCGCCTGCTGGCAGAAAGATTAATAAATCATCCGAATTTCCGTGATTTTCTGGATGCAGAGACCATCGATTTAATGGCGAAATCAGCACCGCTTCATGATATCGGTAAGGTCGGAATCCCAGACGCGATCCTGCTGAAGCCGGGAAAGCTGACTTTTGATGAATTTGAAGAAATGAAACGTCACGCCATCATCGGCTACAAAGCCATATCCCATTCCGAAGCCTCTTTGGGTTCAGAAAATGATTCGTTTTTACGTTATGCAAGACAGATTAGCCGGTCTCACCATGAGAAATGGGATGGCACAGGTTATCCGGACGGATTATCGGGAAACGATATTCCAATTGCCGGAAGGCTGATGGCCTTGGCAGATGTATATGATGCTTTGATCAGCAGGCGCGTCTATAAAAAGCCGTTTTCCCATCAAAAATCGGTAGCAATGATTTCAGAGCTCCGGGGCGTGCATCTTGACCCGGACGTTGTTGATGCATTCCTGGAAATTCAGGATCAGTTCAAAGAGACAGCCATGACTTTAGCGGATTCAGAAGAGGAACGTAATTCTTTATAG